From the Lycium ferocissimum isolate CSIRO_LF1 unplaced genomic scaffold, AGI_CSIRO_Lferr_CH_V1 ctg45, whole genome shotgun sequence genome, one window contains:
- the LOC132044448 gene encoding fructose-bisphosphate aldolase 6, cytosolic-like yields MLTHLLYIHILNLIFLHSSILSRILFFVQAITMSCYKGKYTDELIANAAYIATPGKGILAADESTGTIGKRLSSINVENVESNRRALRELLFCTPGALQYLSGIILFEETLYQKTASGKPFVDVMKEGGVLPGIKVDKGTVELPGTNGETTTQGLDGLAERCQKYYAAGARFAKWRAVLKIGANEPSQLAINDNANGLARYAIICQQNGLVPIVEPEILVDGSHDINKCADVTERVLAACYKALNDHHVLLEGTLLKPNMVTPGSDAPKVAPEVIAEYTVRALQRTMPAAVPAVVFLSGGQSEEEATRNLNAMNKLQTKRPWTLSFSFGRALQQSTLKAWSGKEENVEKARAAFLTRCKANSEATLGKYAGSSNLTEGASESLHVKDYKY; encoded by the exons ATGCTCACACacttactatatatacatatattaaaccTAATATTTCTCCACTCTTCTATTCTCTCTAGAATTCTCTTCTTCGTTCAAGCAATAACCATGTCTTGCTACAAGGGAAAATACACTG ATGAGCTGATCGCAAATGCTGCATACATAGCCACCCCTGGTAAGGGTATCCTTGCTGCTGATGAGTCTACTGGAACAATTGGCAAGCGTCTATCTAGCATTAATGTTGAGAATGTTGAGTCAAACAGGAGGGCTCTCCGGGAGTTGCTCTTCTGCACACCTGGTGCTCTTCAATACCTTAGTGGAATTATCTTGTTCGAGGAAACCCTTTATCAGAAGACTGCATCTG GAAAGCCTTTTGTTGATGTCATGAAGGAAGGCGGAGTCCTCCCTGGAATTAAAGTCGACAAGGGTACTGTTGAGCTTCCTGGAACCAATGGTGAGACGACTACCCAGGGTCTTGATGGCCTTGCTGAACGCTGTCAAAAGTACTATGCTGCTGGTGCTAGGTTCGCCAAATGGCGTGCAGTGCTCAAGATTGGTGCCAACGAGCCTTCTCAGCTTGCTATCAATGACAACGCCAATGGCCTTGCCAGATATGCCATCATATGCCAGCagaatggtcttgtccccatTGTGGAACCTGAGATCCTTGTTGATGGATCCCATGACATTAACAAGTGTGCTGATGTCACAGAGCGTGTTCTTGCTGCTTGCTACAAGGCTCTCAATGACCACCACGTTCTCCTCGAGGGTACATTGTTGAAGCCCAACATGGTCACTCCCGGATCTGATGCCCCTAAAGTTGCACCAGAGGTGATTGCAGAGTACACCGTACGTGCCTTGCAGAGAACAATGCCAGCTGCTGTCCCCGCTGTGGTTTTCTTGTCTGGTGGTCAGAGTGAGGAAGAGGCCACCCGCAACCTCAATGCCATGAACAAGCTGCAAACAAAGAGGCCATGGACTCTTTCGTTCTCCTTCGGACGTGCTCTTCAGCAGAGCACTCTCAAGGCCTGGTCAGGAAAAGAGGAGAATGTCGAGAAGGCCCGTGCTGCATTCCTCACAAGGTGCAAGGCCAACTCTGAGGCTACTCTTGGAAAGTATGCCGGTAGTTCCAACTTGACTGAGGGTGCTTCCGAGAGCCTTCACGTCAAGGACTACAAGTATTAG